In Rhinoraja longicauda isolate Sanriku21f chromosome 12, sRhiLon1.1, whole genome shotgun sequence, the DNA window AAACACATCAAAATGGAAATGACAAAGTCAGTACTGACGGGGTGGAGCGAACTCAGGAAGAAGAAACGGCAGATTCTGAGGAAGGGCTATATCTTTCCAAGTATTCTGCTTGGGAGGGAATTTTCAGTAAGGACAGAGGTGGCTGTATGGGTGAAGAACCAACTCCAAAAGTCGTAAATAAGCAGAAGATTGAGCAAGCAGATGATATGAAAAAAGTGACTGAAAGTAAATCCAGTTCACCGGGCGTTGTTTTGTCAGCAACAGCAGAGAAGACAGGTGAAGCTCCTTGGCACGAAGGTGTTCTGGATAGACTCCAATCTCAGATGGATAACAAAGAGTTCAACATGTATCTGGCATATCATGGCAGTATGCTGATTCGATTTGGTCAGATGAGCGCTTGTACGCCCAATGACagagactttgtctatggaaaccTGGAGGCCCAGGAGATCATAACAGTCAATACCTTTAAGCTCCCATCCAGCTACCGAATTAACCGCGAACATCTTGCAGACCGTTCATCATGCAAGAAAAATCTGGAGAGCAAATCTGTGGACACATCTGACCTAGTAACAGTGAGTCATCAGGATGATGAGGTAACAATTTCATTGCTTTGCAACTTGGAGAAAATGTTAAAAGGCCACACCATCTCCGAAACAAAGAAGACCGATCGCCTCGTAAAAGATGTGGCCACCCAGACTTACTCCTTCCCCTCTGCTCCCTTTGGCCCCGATGTGGTTTTGGCTGATGTGGCTTCAGATAAAGCCTCTGCCCTGCATTTGCAACTCCACACAGAGTGCATCACCAAAAGGCACAGCAAGTCGGCCTCTGTCTTTACTTTTATGTGCCACCACTTCTTCAGACGGGATGAGTTTTCGTCACATTTTAAGAACGTACATGCGGACATCCAGTCATCTCTGAATGGGTGGATGGTGCAAAAGTGTCCTTTAGCTTATCTTGGCTGTTCCTACTCCCAGCCGAGGTTCGCCCCCTCCATGCAGAAGGCAAGGATGATCTACAATCAACAACAAAGTGCGTTTGCAATCAAACCAGTTGACACTGCAGTTTTATGTAACGGGGACATAAGTGTACGGAGGAGCGGCAAGAATTTACTTGTCCTCAGTAATCTTCCGTCTGAGATATTGAGGTACATTGCAAGCTTCTTGGACGGCTACAGCCTAACACAGTTGTCCCAAGTGTCGGTACTGATGAACGGGATCTCCTCTTCCTTATTGCAAGAGCGTGGCATGGTCCACCTTGTCTGGGAAAGGAAAAATTACTCGCATGGAAGCTTTTCTTGGAGAGCTCGGAAAAGGGCAAGTACATTTCATTATGTTGGCAGGACCTTTTAAAGAAAACTACAAAAAGACTTAGTGGCTACATTCTTGACTTTTCCATTTGAGATTTATTCAATCTAAATAAATTTAACTATATTTTGTTGGTCTTGACCCTCGGGTATCAAGAGACAAGtcaagaataatgaaaggccaagatagagtggatgtggagaggatgtttccattagtggaaaagtctaggaccagagagtacaccctcagaataaaaggacgtagctttagaatggagatgaggaggaattcctttagccagagggtggtgaatctgtggcaatggattcatagattcgccaccctctgctgaagaaattccgcctcatctgCTTTCTTAGGGTATTATCAAGGTTctaaaaacataaaaacaaatttGCGGAATATTTCTGGGCTATTTGGAAACACTTTGAAAAAACAACTAAACACTTGGAGAATACAGAAACAAAGAACAATGCTGAAAGACAAAAAGCTAAAAAATACTAAAATGATAATTTGGAAGATTTCTTAACCCTTTTAAACACTTCTACACATTCAAAGATTTTAAAGCgtataaattaatatttttttagattCGTTGTCCTGTTCAAACCAAGGGGAAAAAAAGTGTTCTTGGGTTCTTGCCTGATCCAGCATCGTTTGgcaaatcagtttagtttattgtcacgtgcactgaggtacagtgagaagcttttgttgcgtgctaaccagtcagtgggaatacaatacatgattacaatcgagccagtcaCAGTgcatggatacatgataagggaataacgtttagtgcaagataaagccagtaaagtccgatcaaagatagtctgagggtcaccaatgaggtagatagcagttcaggactgctctctggttgcgataGGATCGtgccgttgcctgataacagctgggaagtaactgtccctgaatctggaggtgtgcgttttcacacttctataccttctgcccgatgggagaggggagaaggccagggtgcgactcatccttgattatgctgctggctttgccgaggcagtgtgaggtaaaaatggagtcaatggaagagaggttattttgtgtgatggtctggactgcgtccacaattctctgcaatttcttgctgtcttggatggaattGTTCCCAACTCCATCTGGGGTAAGAGTGTTAGGCATTATGAAACATTTCCCTTTGCCCCGCGGACCTCCATGTGAATTTCAGCTTCAAGGTGGTGGACTGCTAATGGCAATTTTGGGATTGCAGTGTTGGCGTGCACAAAAAACTCCAAGTTAATGTCAATGATGCACGACAACGCCGGCAGTTTTGTCCATGTTTCCCTGTCAATGCGTGTTTGATGTTAAACGTAGTTTGCTGATATTggcatagggtggcacagtgatgcaacgggtagagctgctgcctcaaagtggCAGAGACccccgttcgatcctgactcaggtgctgtctgtgtggagtttgcatgttctcccagtgaccttgtggctttcctccaggtgcaccggtttcctcccaaagatgtgcgggtttgtaggttaaagagtctctgtaaattgcccctagtagatagggagaggatgagaaaatggaattacatggaactagtgtgaatgggtgatcgatggtcggcatggactcgatgggctgaggggcctgtttccatgctgtttctccaaactaaacatgtTCAGCAGCTGAGGATATTTTGACACATAATTGGTTATTCGTTCATATCTGTTATTTAATTTGATTAGTGTGAGGTATTTATTGAAAACTgcagcaacaaaaatgctttataattaaaatatttattaatgttGTTTGGAAAAAAAACTCCTCAATTACCTGACAGTTATTATCTGTAAAGTTAAGGATCCCAGTTTGTTATTTTTCCATTACCAAAGCAAAGCACTGCTAGCATGTTGACCTTCAATTACTTCTCCTCTATCCCTAATCTCTGACACCTTAAAAATAACTTTACTTGATTGTAACGTTGCTATATCTGGGAACTGCAATTCATGGTATTCAGATAAGTTGATCTTGTGCATTCCCCTGGTCTGTGTAACTCATACCCAGTGCAAGCAAACACATTTTGTAATTCAAACAGCAATTTCATTGTGCTGGCCCACTGCTTTCGAAGACACTGTTGAAAGAATCTTTTGCCATTGCACATTGGAAAACCAAGggaatgagtctgaagaggggtctcgacccgttccttctctccagagttgctgcctgtcccgctgagttactccagcgttttgtgtctgtctttagtgtaaaccagcatctgcatttccttccaacacaaaggaATGATATGCTTGACCGCAAGGGGAATAGACTATTTTCAGGGGTCACTGGTTTAAAATAAGAATAATGGTGAGGTATCAATGTTCAGGTTCATTATGACATAAATCAGAAGGCCCCATAAGGCAAAGGCATTTGCCTTATTCACATTGATCTTGGTTCCCTGTAGGGGTTCATTGAACACGACGGCACTCAGCCGCCCTCTGAAGGTCTGTTGGCTGAATGAAGTTTACAGCACCTGCAAGATCTGGGTCACTTTTATTCTTGAGCAGAAAATATAGTGCTGggggaacttagtgggtcaggcagcatctgaggagggacttcagacagaagaagtgtcccaatccgaaacatcgcctgtccattccctccacagacgcgaCGCGGCCTGACCCACTTTAAAAAAACCCAttatataatttgtttttgcaaACTGAACCTTGAGACTGAACCCAAGGAGTGCAAATCAATTTGAATTAATAAACGCTATGACTTTCTATTTATTACAGAGGTGGCAATTTAGCTCTGTCTTTTCCACAATTGAAAACTGGCATTTTAGTGACAACCCCAGCATGGCAGAACATCTGAAGACATGTTCCTACTACGTGACGGAGTGCAGATCAAATCGTGTGCCTCTCATCAGTTTGTGCAAAACTCAGAAATTGGAACTAGAGAAAAAGAGCCTTATTCATATGTTTAATAGGAAAAAGGCAGCAAATAGATTTTCTAATCTGACTCTGTAAAGCTTTAGTGTCTAGATCTTGATTTGGTTACTGTGAATTCAATACCGTTAAGTGGTAAGTATATTGCACAGTTTATATATAGGATATATTAAAATACAGCCATTTTAAATGTATTAGTAAGAATTATAATACTGTATTCTGTTTGATATGTAAACTTTCAGAGGATAGTGTTAGAGGGCATTATATGAAAGCTACTTAACCACGGGTTATCTTTACGTAATATGACAGTGCagaaaaatttacagaagccaattaaccgacaaacttgcatgtctttggaatgtgggaggaaaccgaagcacctggaggaaacccaatcggtcacagg includes these proteins:
- the LOC144598502 gene encoding F-box only protein 40-like — encoded protein: MIRNKTLAPRLHTHCERCYSRHCKMSFEPSISCLVVSCPSKCGALFHQCKENEHTLLCPLEHVPCINSALGCPFSMARDKLGKHLRACPASVVCCSMQWNRWPANKEDIMSVNNAAEESLNPENLELGTAMRDQRIVFNSVRMAELFPELAQAVGENDLDWKETGMEGASLVASARLDSDHPVAEMETHQNGNDKVSTDGVERTQEEETADSEEGLYLSKYSAWEGIFSKDRGGCMGEEPTPKVVNKQKIEQADDMKKVTESKSSSPGVVLSATAEKTGEAPWHEGVLDRLQSQMDNKEFNMYLAYHGSMLIRFGQMSACTPNDRDFVYGNLEAQEIITVNTFKLPSSYRINREHLADRSSCKKNLESKSVDTSDLVTVSHQDDEVTISLLCNLEKMLKGHTISETKKTDRLVKDVATQTYSFPSAPFGPDVVLADVASDKASALHLQLHTECITKRHSKSASVFTFMCHHFFRRDEFSSHFKNVHADIQSSLNGWMVQKCPLAYLGCSYSQPRFAPSMQKARMIYNQQQSAFAIKPVDTAVLCNGDISVRRSGKNLLVLSNLPSEILRYIASFLDGYSLTQLSQVSVLMNGISSSLLQERGMVHLVWERKNYSHGSFSWRARKRRWQFSSVFSTIENWHFSDNPSMAEHLKTCSYYVTECRSNRVPLISLCKTQKLELEKKSLIHMFNRKKAANRFSNLTL